In the Setaria italica strain Yugu1 chromosome VI, Setaria_italica_v2.0, whole genome shotgun sequence genome, one interval contains:
- the LOC101764513 gene encoding MADS-box transcription factor 23 isoform X2 gives MPRSASSSSPAPVASMTSPAPASMKSVIERYSEAKEDHHQTLSASAEAKFWQREAGSLRQQLHNVQEHHRQLLGQQLSGLDVKDLQNLENKLEMSLKNIRMKKDQLMIDQIQELNRKGSLMHRENIELYNKVNLAHQENTELRRKVYGHGVDEHPSSSTVRHSIQITENEDVHVNLELSQPQSVQRDKSETPSTG, from the exons ATGCCGAGGTCGGCCTCATCGTCTTCTCCAGCACCGGTCGCCAGTATGACTTCGCCAGCACCAG CCAGCATGAAATCTGTGATCGAAAGATACAGCGAGGCAAAAGAGGACCACCATCAGACTCTGAGCGCTAGTGCTGAGGCCAAG TTCTGGCAAAGGGAGGCAGGAAGCTTGAGGCAGCAACTGCATAACGTGCAAGAGCATCATCG GCAGTTGTTGGGCCAGCAGCTTTCTGGTCTGGATGTAAAAGATTTGCAGAATTTAGAAAATAAGCTGGAGATGAGCCTAAAAAATATTCGTATGAAGAAG GACCAACTCATGATTGATCAGATTCAAGAATTAAACAGGAAG GGAAGCCTCATGCACCGGGAAAACATAGAACTATACAACAAAGTTAACCTTGCTCATCAAGAGAACACTGAATTACGGAGAAAG GTGTATGGACATGGAGTAGATGAGCATCCATCAAGTAGTACCGTTAGACACAGTATTCAGATCACAGAGAATGAAGATGTTCATGTTAATCTTGAGCTGAGTCAGCCACAGAGTGTGCAACGGGACAAGTCAGAAACACCAAGTACAGGATGA
- the LOC101764513 gene encoding MADS-box transcription factor 23 isoform X1, translating into MGRGKIEIKRIDNATSRQVTFSKRRSGLFKKAKELAILCDAEVGLIVFSSTGRQYDFASTSMKSVIERYSEAKEDHHQTLSASAEAKFWQREAGSLRQQLHNVQEHHRQLLGQQLSGLDVKDLQNLENKLEMSLKNIRMKKDQLMIDQIQELNRKGSLMHRENIELYNKVNLAHQENTELRRKVYGHGVDEHPSSSTVRHSIQITENEDVHVNLELSQPQSVQRDKSETPSTG; encoded by the exons ATGGGGAGAGGGAAGATAGAGATCAAGAGGATCGACAACGCGACGAGCCGGCAGGTGACGTTCTCGAAGCGCCGGAGTGGGCTGTTCAAGAAGGCCAAGGAGCTCGCCATCCTTTGCGATGCCGAGGTCGGCCTCATCGTCTTCTCCAGCACCGGTCGCCAGTATGACTTCGCCAGCACCAG CATGAAATCTGTGATCGAAAGATACAGCGAGGCAAAAGAGGACCACCATCAGACTCTGAGCGCTAGTGCTGAGGCCAAG TTCTGGCAAAGGGAGGCAGGAAGCTTGAGGCAGCAACTGCATAACGTGCAAGAGCATCATCG GCAGTTGTTGGGCCAGCAGCTTTCTGGTCTGGATGTAAAAGATTTGCAGAATTTAGAAAATAAGCTGGAGATGAGCCTAAAAAATATTCGTATGAAGAAG GACCAACTCATGATTGATCAGATTCAAGAATTAAACAGGAAG GGAAGCCTCATGCACCGGGAAAACATAGAACTATACAACAAAGTTAACCTTGCTCATCAAGAGAACACTGAATTACGGAGAAAG GTGTATGGACATGGAGTAGATGAGCATCCATCAAGTAGTACCGTTAGACACAGTATTCAGATCACAGAGAATGAAGATGTTCATGTTAATCTTGAGCTGAGTCAGCCACAGAGTGTGCAACGGGACAAGTCAGAAACACCAAGTACAGGATGA